A single region of the Kocuria rosea genome encodes:
- the proC gene encoding pyrroline-5-carboxylate reductase, translated as MTPVLAFLGCGSMNGSILRGVLASGVPVEQVRATVRSAESARRLEDETGVRPYVTGDDPEANRRAAREADVVLLGVKPVGILDLAREIAPALRPGTVVASVAAGISVGALERALPAGQPVVRTMPNTPSSVGRGVVSVTPGAATGPEQTEAVRRVLEAVGTVVEVPEEQVDAVTGVSGSGPAYVFLLAEAMQQAGERMGLPADVARVLAKETVSGAGELLRPAEADPAALRRAVTSPKGTTDRAITTFQDNGFEALVASAARASADRSAELTREFSGD; from the coding sequence ATGACCCCTGTGCTCGCCTTCCTGGGCTGCGGCTCCATGAACGGATCCATCCTGCGGGGGGTGCTGGCCTCCGGCGTGCCCGTCGAGCAGGTCCGGGCCACCGTCCGCTCCGCGGAGAGCGCCCGCCGGCTCGAGGACGAGACGGGCGTGCGGCCCTACGTCACCGGGGACGATCCCGAGGCCAACCGGCGGGCCGCCCGTGAGGCGGACGTCGTGCTGCTCGGCGTCAAGCCCGTCGGCATCCTCGACCTCGCCCGCGAGATCGCCCCCGCCCTGCGCCCCGGCACGGTCGTGGCCTCCGTGGCGGCGGGGATCTCCGTCGGCGCCCTCGAGCGCGCCCTCCCCGCCGGCCAGCCGGTCGTGCGCACGATGCCGAACACACCCTCCAGCGTGGGCCGCGGGGTGGTCTCGGTGACCCCGGGGGCCGCCACCGGCCCCGAGCAGACGGAGGCCGTGCGCCGGGTGCTCGAGGCCGTGGGCACCGTGGTCGAGGTCCCCGAGGAGCAGGTGGACGCCGTGACCGGCGTCTCGGGCTCCGGGCCCGCCTACGTGTTCCTGCTGGCCGAGGCCATGCAGCAGGCGGGGGAGCGGATGGGGCTGCCGGCGGACGTCGCGCGGGTCCTCGCGAAGGAGACCGTCTCCGGCGCCGGGGAGCTGCTGCGCCCGGCGGAGGCCGACCCCGCGGCCCTGCGCAGGGCCGTCACGAGCCCCAAGGGCACCACGGACCGGGCCATCACGACCTTCCAGGACAACGGCTTCGAGGCTCTCGTGGCCTCCGCGGCCCGCGCCTCGGCGGACCGCTCCGCGGAGCTCACGCGCGAGTTCAGCGGCGACTGA
- a CDS encoding potassium channel family protein, which produces MADRSSHSVPVLVIGLGRFGTATALQLARQGREVLGVERDAQLVQKLSGQLTHVVEAEATDIDALRQLGAAEFDSAVVGVGTSIESSVLITANLVDLGVSRIWAKAITPSHGKILSRIGAHHVIFPEADAGRRTAHLVSGRLLDYIEFDDDFAIVKMYPPREVQGFTLGDSNVRSKYGVTVVGVKSPGEDFTYARPDTKVTSRDLLIVSGHVDLLERFAARP; this is translated from the coding sequence TTGGCTGACCGTTCGTCCCACAGCGTCCCCGTCCTGGTGATCGGCCTCGGCCGCTTCGGCACCGCCACCGCGCTCCAGCTCGCCCGCCAGGGCCGGGAGGTCCTGGGCGTGGAGCGGGACGCCCAGCTGGTCCAGAAGCTCTCCGGGCAGCTCACCCACGTGGTCGAGGCCGAGGCCACGGACATCGACGCCCTGCGCCAGCTGGGAGCGGCCGAGTTCGACTCCGCCGTGGTGGGCGTCGGCACGTCCATCGAGTCGAGCGTGCTCATCACGGCGAACCTCGTGGACCTCGGCGTGAGCCGGATCTGGGCGAAGGCCATCACGCCCTCGCACGGCAAGATCCTCTCCCGCATCGGGGCGCACCACGTGATCTTCCCCGAGGCGGACGCCGGGCGGCGCACCGCGCACCTGGTCTCGGGCCGGCTGCTGGACTACATCGAGTTCGACGACGACTTCGCGATCGTCAAGATGTATCCGCCGCGGGAGGTGCAGGGCTTCACGCTGGGCGACTCCAACGTCCGCTCCAAGTACGGCGTGACCGTGGTGGGCGTGAAGTCCCCGGGCGAGGACTTCACGTACGCCCGCCCCGACACCAAGGTCACCTCCCGCGACCTGCTGATCGTCTCGGGGCACGTGGACCTGCTCGAGCGCTTCGCGGCCCGCCCCTGA
- a CDS encoding TrkH family potassium uptake protein → MSHLQRAPWARPEERGRFWLLTSLRDLVDRIAAGSPARLAVISFAAVVSVFSFLLWLPVASAPGVVTPVEDAVFTATSAVTVTGLTTVSTAANWSFFGQFVILVAMQIGGLGTLTMTSILALAIGRKLGLKSRLITQEALNIGRLGEVGSLLQIIVLMSVTIEAILATVLTIGFLVVGEPFLTALWHGVFYAVSAFNNGGFTPHSDGLVPYTDAVLILLPIALGVLLGSLGFPVVLVLRQTGLRFSRWNLNTKLVIVTTTILLFVGWALFLAFEWSNPDTLRDRPVHEKIFEGFFHSVMVRSGGFNLVDMNSLEPVTLLMTDALMFAGGGPASVAGGIKVTTLAVVFLAILAEARGDRSVIAFYRTIPEDALRIAISVIMMGATVVLVGCGILVEISEEPLDRVLFEVISAYATCGLSVGLSGELPPAGKYVLVLIMLIGRIGTTTVAAALALRSRRRLYRYPEERPIIG, encoded by the coding sequence GTGAGCCACCTGCAGCGCGCGCCCTGGGCCCGTCCGGAGGAGCGCGGCCGGTTCTGGCTGCTCACCTCGCTGCGCGACCTCGTGGACCGGATCGCGGCGGGCTCCCCCGCCCGGCTCGCCGTCATCTCCTTCGCCGCGGTCGTGTCCGTGTTCTCCTTCCTGCTGTGGCTGCCCGTGGCCTCGGCCCCCGGCGTCGTGACACCGGTCGAGGACGCCGTGTTCACGGCCACCTCCGCGGTCACCGTGACGGGCCTGACCACGGTGTCGACGGCGGCCAACTGGTCGTTCTTCGGCCAGTTCGTGATCCTGGTCGCGATGCAGATCGGCGGTCTGGGCACCCTCACCATGACCTCGATCCTGGCCCTGGCCATCGGTCGCAAGCTCGGCCTGAAGTCCCGGCTGATCACCCAGGAGGCCCTGAACATCGGGCGCCTGGGCGAGGTGGGCTCGCTCCTGCAGATCATCGTGCTGATGTCCGTGACGATCGAGGCGATCCTGGCCACGGTGCTGACGATCGGCTTCCTGGTGGTCGGGGAGCCGTTCCTCACGGCGCTCTGGCACGGGGTGTTCTACGCGGTCTCCGCGTTCAACAACGGGGGGTTCACCCCGCACTCGGACGGCCTCGTCCCGTACACGGACGCGGTGCTGATCCTCCTGCCGATCGCCCTGGGGGTCCTCCTGGGCTCCCTCGGCTTCCCCGTGGTCCTCGTGCTGAGGCAGACCGGGCTGCGCTTCTCGCGGTGGAACCTCAACACGAAGCTGGTGATCGTGACCACCACGATCCTGCTGTTCGTGGGGTGGGCCCTGTTCCTGGCCTTCGAATGGTCCAATCCGGACACCCTGCGGGACCGGCCCGTGCACGAGAAGATCTTCGAGGGCTTCTTCCACTCCGTCATGGTCCGCTCCGGGGGCTTCAACCTCGTGGACATGAACAGTCTGGAGCCGGTGACCCTGCTGATGACCGACGCGCTGATGTTCGCGGGCGGCGGCCCGGCCTCCGTGGCCGGCGGCATCAAGGTCACCACCCTCGCCGTGGTCTTCCTGGCGATCCTGGCCGAGGCCCGGGGCGACCGGTCCGTGATCGCGTTCTACCGGACCATCCCCGAGGACGCCCTCCGCATCGCGATCTCGGTGATCATGATGGGGGCGACCGTCGTCCTGGTGGGCTGCGGGATCCTCGTGGAGATCTCCGAGGAGCCGCTGGACCGGGTTCTGTTCGAGGTGATCTCCGCGTACGCGACGTGCGGTCTCAGCGTGGGGCTCTCCGGCGAGCTGCCCCCCGCCGGCAAGTACGTCCTGGTCCTGATCATGCTCATCGGGCGCATCGGCACGACCACCGTGGCCGCCGCCCTGGCGCTGCGCTCACGCCGGCGCCTCTACCGGTACCCCGAGGAAAGGCCCATCATTGGCTGA
- a CDS encoding TrkH family potassium uptake protein, translating into MPLEEALLRARVRRLTRRHGIRSPHGRRPGQRRSTDPREVTTARTAQLIIGAFATALAVGTVLLMLPVARSGPGGASFMEAFFTATSAICVTGLVVVDTPTYWTPFGQAVILALIQIGGFGVMSFATVLGILLARRLGLTARIMSSTETKNPGYGDMRRVLLRILATTLLIETVVAAALALRFFAGYGYGPGQAAWHGVFHAVSAFNNAGFALYTLSIMDFAADPWVNLPIVVAVVLGGLGFPVLYQLRREWRRPRRWSLNTRIVLFATVALLGAGTVFLCAVEWSNPATLGPMRADEKLLAGFFQSTIARTAGFNSIDITAMHPVSWLGLDLLMLIGGGPAGTAGGLKVTTVAVLGFIAWTEITGGTAVHVLGKRLSRSVQRQAITVVVLALGAVTTATMVLMLLHEDIGLDRILFETISAFATVGLSTGITADLSPAAQGVLIALMFLGRLGPITVATAMAARPRKALYELPKERPLIG; encoded by the coding sequence ATGCCCCTGGAAGAGGCCCTGCTGCGCGCCCGGGTCCGTCGACTGACCCGACGGCACGGGATCCGCTCCCCCCACGGTCGCCGGCCGGGACAACGGCGGAGCACCGATCCGCGGGAGGTGACCACGGCGCGCACGGCGCAGCTGATCATCGGTGCGTTCGCGACCGCCCTGGCCGTCGGCACCGTCCTGCTGATGCTCCCGGTCGCGAGGTCGGGCCCCGGCGGGGCGTCGTTCATGGAGGCGTTCTTCACCGCGACCTCGGCGATCTGCGTGACCGGGCTGGTCGTGGTGGACACGCCGACCTACTGGACGCCGTTCGGGCAGGCGGTGATCCTGGCCCTGATCCAGATCGGCGGGTTCGGGGTGATGTCCTTCGCCACCGTGCTCGGGATCCTCCTGGCCCGCCGGCTGGGCCTGACGGCCCGGATCATGAGCTCGACCGAGACGAAGAACCCCGGCTACGGGGACATGCGCCGGGTGCTGCTGCGCATCCTCGCCACCACGCTGCTGATCGAGACGGTCGTGGCCGCGGCGCTCGCCCTCCGCTTCTTCGCCGGCTACGGGTACGGACCGGGGCAGGCGGCGTGGCACGGCGTGTTCCACGCGGTCTCGGCGTTCAACAACGCCGGCTTCGCCCTGTACACCCTGTCGATCATGGACTTCGCCGCCGACCCCTGGGTCAACCTGCCGATCGTCGTCGCCGTGGTCCTGGGCGGGCTGGGGTTCCCGGTGCTCTACCAGCTGCGCCGGGAGTGGCGCCGGCCCCGGCGGTGGAGCTTGAACACCCGGATCGTGCTGTTCGCCACCGTGGCCCTGCTCGGCGCCGGCACGGTGTTCCTGTGCGCGGTGGAGTGGTCCAACCCCGCCACCCTCGGGCCGATGCGGGCCGACGAGAAGCTGCTGGCCGGGTTCTTCCAGTCCACCATCGCCCGTACGGCCGGGTTCAACAGCATCGACATCACGGCGATGCACCCGGTGTCCTGGCTGGGGCTGGACCTCCTGATGCTCATCGGCGGCGGCCCCGCCGGGACGGCCGGCGGGCTGAAGGTCACCACCGTCGCCGTCCTCGGCTTCATCGCCTGGACCGAGATCACCGGGGGAACGGCCGTGCACGTCCTCGGCAAGCGCCTGTCCCGGTCGGTGCAGCGCCAGGCGATCACGGTGGTCGTCCTGGCGCTGGGCGCGGTGACCACCGCCACGATGGTGCTGATGCTGCTGCACGAGGACATCGGCCTGGACCGGATCCTGTTCGAGACGATCTCCGCGTTCGCCACCGTGGGCCTGTCCACGGGCATCACCGCGGATCTCTCGCCGGCGGCCCAGGGCGTGCTCATCGCCCTGATGTTCCTGGGCCGGCTGGGGCCCATCACCGTGGCCACCGCCATGGCGGCCCGTCCCCGGAAGGCCCTGTACGAACTGCCCAAGGAACGCCCGCTGATCGGCTGA
- a CDS encoding potassium channel family protein: MFPSRPGTAPYHHSGRRRPPGTVAVIGLGRFGAALALELMRNGAEVLGIDVDEDVVQELNGQLTTVVRADATQEQVLRQLGVDEFDKVVVGIGSDVQASILVASRLLKFAHPEIWAKAITTPHAEILEQLGVHHVISPEHDMGVRSAHLIQGRALDFVTIDEGFALIRCPAPEAVQQRPLDTLSIRRTHGVSIVAVRRLGQGWEATEPGTVLYENDQILVTGPTRAVEAFSDLD; encoded by the coding sequence ATGTTCCCCTCCCGCCCCGGCACCGCCCCGTACCACCACTCCGGCCGCCGCCGGCCACCGGGCACGGTGGCCGTGATCGGCCTGGGCCGCTTCGGCGCCGCCCTGGCCCTCGAGCTGATGCGCAACGGCGCGGAGGTGCTGGGCATCGACGTCGACGAGGACGTCGTCCAGGAGCTCAACGGGCAGCTGACCACCGTGGTGCGCGCCGACGCCACCCAGGAACAGGTGCTGCGCCAGCTCGGCGTCGACGAGTTCGACAAGGTGGTGGTCGGCATCGGCTCCGACGTCCAGGCCAGCATCCTGGTCGCCTCCCGGCTGCTGAAGTTCGCCCACCCCGAGATCTGGGCGAAGGCCATCACCACACCCCACGCCGAGATCCTCGAGCAGCTCGGGGTCCACCACGTCATCAGCCCCGAGCACGACATGGGCGTGCGCTCCGCCCACCTGATCCAGGGCCGGGCCCTCGACTTCGTGACGATCGACGAAGGATTCGCCCTCATCCGCTGCCCGGCCCCGGAGGCCGTCCAGCAGCGGCCGCTGGACACTCTCAGCATCCGGCGCACCCACGGGGTCTCGATCGTCGCGGTCCGCCGCCTGGGCCAGGGGTGGGAGGCCACCGAGCCCGGCACGGTCCTCTACGAGAACGACCAGATCCTCGTGACGGGACCCACCCGTGCGGTCGAGGCCTTCAGCGACCTCGACTGA
- a CDS encoding acetoin utilization protein AcuC: MTPATSGPGAPYPTRLFWDPALLEYNFGDHHPMHPSRLEATYRLVQEFGLDRRDNVTVEAPEVAPDEVLNLVHPQHYVDSVRAVSADPTVEVPECGLGTEDTPGYPGVHEASARLVGGTYQGAVAVLAGDAVHAVNFGGGMHHAHAEKASGFCIYNDCAVAVQHLLDQGVRRVAYVDVDGHHGDGTQSIFYDDPRVLTVSLHETGLTLFPGTGFANETGRGEAEGHSVNVAMPTASDDSMWLRAFDAVVPPLLRQFRPEVIVSQHGCDSHFADELTHLRVSVDAQRQTAVALAGLAHELCEGRWIATGGGGYNCYDVVPRSWTHLVGVAAGHPIDVGTAVPQPWRDYVQERYGADAPRVMGDEVDLWWRSWEVGFDPNDETDRTIMATRKEVFPQWGLDPWFD, translated from the coding sequence GTGACCCCTGCTACGTCCGGGCCCGGCGCCCCGTACCCCACGCGACTGTTCTGGGACCCCGCCCTGCTCGAGTACAACTTCGGGGACCACCACCCCATGCACCCGTCCCGGCTCGAGGCCACCTACCGGCTGGTCCAGGAGTTCGGCCTGGACCGCCGGGACAACGTCACGGTGGAGGCGCCCGAGGTGGCCCCGGACGAGGTGCTCAACCTCGTCCACCCGCAGCACTACGTGGACTCGGTCCGGGCCGTCAGCGCCGACCCCACCGTGGAGGTCCCCGAGTGCGGTCTCGGCACCGAGGACACCCCCGGGTACCCGGGGGTGCACGAGGCGAGCGCCCGGCTCGTGGGCGGCACCTACCAGGGCGCCGTGGCCGTTCTCGCGGGGGACGCGGTGCACGCCGTGAACTTCGGGGGCGGGATGCACCACGCCCACGCGGAGAAGGCCAGCGGATTCTGCATCTACAACGACTGCGCCGTGGCGGTCCAGCACCTGCTGGACCAGGGTGTCCGGCGCGTGGCCTACGTGGACGTCGACGGCCACCACGGCGACGGCACCCAGTCGATCTTCTACGACGACCCCCGCGTGCTCACCGTCTCGCTGCACGAGACGGGCCTGACGCTGTTCCCGGGCACGGGCTTCGCCAACGAGACCGGCCGCGGGGAGGCCGAGGGGCACTCCGTGAACGTGGCGATGCCCACGGCCTCCGACGACTCCATGTGGCTGCGCGCGTTCGACGCCGTGGTCCCGCCCCTGCTGCGCCAGTTCCGGCCCGAGGTGATCGTGAGCCAGCACGGCTGCGACTCGCACTTCGCCGACGAGCTCACCCACCTGCGCGTCAGCGTCGACGCGCAGCGGCAGACCGCCGTGGCCCTGGCCGGGCTGGCCCACGAGCTGTGCGAGGGCCGGTGGATCGCCACGGGCGGGGGCGGGTACAACTGCTACGACGTGGTGCCCCGCTCCTGGACGCACCTGGTGGGAGTCGCCGCCGGCCACCCGATCGACGTGGGCACCGCGGTGCCGCAGCCGTGGCGCGACTACGTGCAAGAGCGCTACGGCGCCGACGCGCCGCGGGTCATGGGCGACGAGGTGGACCTGTGGTGGCGCTCCTGGGAGGTGGGCTTCGACCCCAACGACGAGACGGACCGCACGATCATGGCCACCCGCAAGGAGGTCTTCCCCCAGTGGGGGCTGGACCCGTGGTTCGACTGA
- a CDS encoding ArsR/SmtB family transcription factor, which translates to MGNNDVFAVIADKTRRGILAALKDGERPVGDLVAELGVSQPTVSKHLKILREAGMVSMEAQGQRRLYAVQPEPLAEVTAWVHEVVGGAAHQPAAPTRAPGDAADSGTAGAGVAGPDVVVTAGADGTGTAPEATPGTDVLDAAAVAVPEPAVVPSPEPAVETGPAPAVGGTPARPGRGAGARAVDILSSLSGLRRRTRNPRR; encoded by the coding sequence ATGGGCAACAACGACGTGTTCGCGGTGATCGCCGACAAGACCCGGCGGGGGATCCTCGCCGCGCTCAAGGACGGCGAACGACCCGTGGGCGACCTCGTGGCAGAGCTGGGGGTCTCCCAGCCGACCGTCTCGAAGCATCTGAAGATCCTGCGCGAGGCCGGTATGGTGTCCATGGAGGCACAGGGGCAACGACGTCTCTACGCCGTGCAGCCGGAGCCGCTGGCCGAGGTCACCGCTTGGGTCCACGAGGTCGTGGGCGGTGCGGCGCACCAGCCGGCCGCCCCGACGCGCGCCCCCGGGGACGCCGCGGACAGCGGCACTGCCGGGGCCGGCGTCGCCGGACCCGACGTGGTCGTGACCGCGGGGGCCGATGGGACCGGGACGGCTCCGGAGGCGACGCCCGGGACGGACGTGCTGGACGCCGCGGCGGTGGCCGTTCCGGAGCCGGCCGTCGTCCCCAGCCCTGAGCCGGCGGTCGAGACCGGCCCGGCGCCGGCGGTCGGCGGCACCCCCGCGCGCCCGGGCAGGGGCGCGGGGGCTCGTGCGGTGGACATCCTGTCCAGCCTCTCCGGCCTGCGCCGCCGCACCAGGAACCCGCGGCGGTGA
- the gdhA gene encoding NADP-specific glutamate dehydrogenase — protein MHEDLYPIRQAVLARNPGEVEFHQAVDEVFDSLGPVVARHPELLDAAVLERICEPERQIIFRVPWTDDEGRVHINRGFRVEFNSALGPYKGGLRFHPSVYLGIVKFLGFEQIFKNALTGMPIGGGKGGSDFDPSGRSDGEIMRFCQSFMTELYRHIGEYTDVPAGDIGVGGREIGYLFGQYKRITNRYESSVLTGKGLSWGGSLVRTEATGFGTVMFAEEMLQTRGQSFDGQTVLVSGSGNVATFAIHRAQQLGATVVTASDSSGYVVDPDGIELDLLREVKEVERGRISEYAERRGGRARFIAKGSVWDVPGTVALPCATQNELDGSHAKKLLGHGVLAVAEGANMPTTGEATRLFQEADVLFGPGKAANAGGVATSALEMQQNASRDSWTFEYTEERLGQIMKSIHDTCAETAEDYGMPGNYVAGANIAGFMKVAGAMMAQGLI, from the coding sequence ATGCACGAGGACCTGTACCCGATCCGCCAGGCCGTACTCGCCCGCAACCCCGGAGAGGTGGAGTTCCACCAGGCCGTGGACGAGGTCTTCGACTCCCTGGGCCCCGTGGTCGCACGCCACCCCGAGCTGCTCGACGCCGCCGTGCTCGAGCGGATCTGCGAGCCGGAGCGGCAGATCATCTTCCGCGTGCCGTGGACCGACGACGAGGGCCGCGTGCACATCAACCGCGGCTTCCGCGTGGAGTTCAACTCCGCGCTCGGGCCCTACAAGGGCGGGCTGCGCTTCCACCCCTCCGTGTACCTGGGCATCGTGAAGTTCCTGGGCTTCGAGCAGATCTTCAAGAACGCCCTCACGGGCATGCCGATCGGCGGGGGCAAGGGCGGGTCGGACTTCGACCCGAGCGGGCGCTCCGACGGCGAGATCATGCGCTTCTGCCAGTCCTTCATGACCGAGCTCTACCGCCACATCGGCGAGTACACTGACGTCCCCGCCGGTGACATCGGGGTGGGCGGACGCGAGATCGGCTACCTGTTCGGCCAGTACAAGCGGATCACCAACCGCTACGAGTCCAGCGTGCTCACTGGCAAGGGCCTCAGCTGGGGCGGTTCCCTGGTGCGCACCGAGGCCACCGGCTTCGGCACCGTGATGTTCGCCGAGGAGATGCTGCAGACCCGCGGGCAGTCCTTCGACGGCCAGACCGTGCTGGTCTCCGGCTCGGGCAACGTGGCGACCTTCGCGATCCACCGGGCGCAGCAGCTCGGGGCCACCGTGGTCACCGCCTCGGACTCCAGCGGCTACGTGGTGGACCCGGACGGCATCGAGCTGGACCTGCTCCGCGAGGTCAAGGAGGTGGAGCGCGGCCGGATCTCCGAGTACGCCGAGCGCCGCGGCGGACGCGCCCGGTTCATCGCCAAGGGCTCCGTCTGGGACGTCCCCGGCACCGTGGCCCTGCCGTGCGCCACCCAGAACGAGCTGGACGGCTCCCACGCCAAGAAGCTGCTCGGCCACGGCGTGCTCGCCGTGGCGGAGGGCGCGAACATGCCCACCACGGGCGAGGCCACCCGCCTGTTCCAGGAGGCGGACGTGCTCTTCGGCCCGGGCAAGGCGGCCAACGCCGGGGGCGTGGCCACGTCCGCGCTCGAGATGCAGCAGAACGCCTCCCGCGACTCGTGGACCTTCGAGTACACGGAGGAGCGGCTCGGCCAGATCATGAAGTCGATCCACGACACCTGCGCCGAGACCGCCGAGGACTACGGCATGCCCGGCAACTACGTGGCCGGCGCGAACATCGCCGGGTTCATGAAGGTCGCCGGCGCCATGATGGCGCAGGGCCTCATCTGA
- a CDS encoding FadR/GntR family transcriptional regulator, giving the protein MATHRQVLQWLENELFDGHLVLGQQLPSDRDLAAIHRVSRNTMREALKTLEAQGIVRLFDGPRKSILPMLVREPAASAGPALQLHMATSDYPLRDIVQTRVLLETWALERSDPEHPAMAELRALLEQMARDDLSLKEFHHLEVSFHIALCKTAGNSVVSALMSSLRDSIYEYTMALVGHVPLWSTTADRLRAEHHAIYSAVAAGDRRLASRLVAEHIEYQYREAGVDPDQEQRTPGPAPDAPAELNPPGAAAQPDTGAHELADAFEEEPGDGPAPVSRSA; this is encoded by the coding sequence ATGGCAACGCATCGGCAGGTCCTGCAGTGGCTGGAGAACGAGCTGTTCGACGGCCACCTCGTGCTGGGCCAACAACTGCCCTCGGACCGCGACCTCGCGGCCATCCACCGCGTGTCCCGCAACACCATGCGGGAGGCGCTCAAGACCCTGGAGGCCCAGGGCATCGTGCGGCTGTTCGACGGGCCGCGCAAGTCGATCCTGCCCATGCTGGTGCGGGAGCCCGCCGCGTCCGCGGGGCCCGCGCTGCAGCTGCACATGGCCACCTCGGACTACCCCCTGCGGGACATCGTCCAGACCCGGGTGCTGCTCGAGACGTGGGCCCTGGAGCGCTCGGACCCGGAGCACCCGGCGATGGCCGAGCTGCGGGCGCTGCTCGAGCAGATGGCCCGGGACGACCTGTCGCTCAAGGAGTTCCACCACCTCGAGGTGAGCTTCCACATCGCCCTGTGCAAGACCGCCGGCAACTCGGTGGTCTCCGCCCTGATGTCCTCCCTGCGGGACTCGATCTACGAGTACACGATGGCCCTGGTGGGCCACGTGCCCCTGTGGAGCACCACCGCGGACCGGCTGCGCGCGGAGCACCACGCCATCTACTCCGCCGTGGCGGCCGGTGACCGCCGGCTGGCGTCCCGGCTGGTGGCGGAGCACATCGAGTACCAGTACCGCGAGGCCGGCGTGGACCCGGACCAGGAGCAGCGCACCCCCGGTCCGGCCCCGGACGCGCCCGCCGAGCTCAACCCGCCCGGCGCCGCGGCGCAGCCGGACACCGGCGCGCACGAGCTCGCGGACGCCTTCGAGGAGGAGCCCGGGGACGGGCCCGCACCGGTGTCCCGCAGCGCCTGA
- a CDS encoding glutaredoxin family protein gives MTPPPPPAVTLLTRPGCHLCEAARESVDRVASALGLEWEDVDVDTDPELARRHAEEIPVVLVDGVPRDFWQIDERRLARLLRERLAG, from the coding sequence ATGACTCCTCCTCCGCCGCCCGCCGTGACCCTCCTCACCCGCCCGGGGTGCCACCTCTGCGAGGCCGCCCGGGAGTCCGTGGACCGGGTCGCCTCCGCGCTGGGGCTGGAGTGGGAGGACGTCGACGTCGACACCGACCCCGAGCTGGCCCGCCGGCACGCCGAGGAGATCCCCGTGGTCCTCGTGGACGGCGTCCCGCGCGACTTCTGGCAGATCGACGAGCGCCGCCTCGCCCGGCTGCTGCGCGAGCGCCTGGCCGGCTGA
- a CDS encoding histidine phosphatase family protein, whose product MPSSTVHLLRHGQVLNPDRIVYGRMPSYGLTELGARMAEAAAAELARRVNTGSRIVHLVSSPLQRARETAAPVARELHLPVHPDERIIEAHNHFEGLHVDLPELLRPRHWPHLRNPLRPSWGEPYRHQVARMAEAVLDAGRAAVERGGDGAEAVLVSHQLPIWLTRLSAEGRPLPHDPRRRQCNLASITSLVFDDLDSGRPPRVVYSEPAADLYPGVNQLPGS is encoded by the coding sequence ATGCCCTCCTCGACCGTCCACCTGCTGCGCCACGGCCAGGTCCTCAACCCGGACCGCATCGTCTACGGGAGGATGCCCAGCTACGGCCTCACCGAGCTCGGTGCGCGGATGGCGGAGGCCGCCGCCGCGGAGCTCGCCCGCCGCGTGAACACCGGCTCGCGCATCGTCCACCTCGTCTCCTCGCCGCTGCAGCGCGCCCGGGAGACGGCCGCGCCCGTGGCCCGGGAGCTGCACCTGCCGGTGCACCCGGACGAGCGGATCATCGAGGCGCACAACCACTTCGAGGGCCTGCACGTGGACCTCCCCGAGCTGCTGAGGCCCCGGCACTGGCCGCACCTGCGCAACCCGCTGCGGCCCTCCTGGGGCGAGCCCTACCGGCACCAGGTCGCGCGCATGGCGGAGGCGGTGCTGGACGCCGGGCGCGCCGCCGTGGAGCGCGGCGGGGACGGCGCCGAGGCCGTGCTCGTGTCCCACCAGCTGCCGATCTGGCTCACCCGGCTCTCCGCCGAGGGGCGCCCCCTGCCGCACGACCCGCGGCGGCGGCAGTGCAACCTCGCCTCCATCACCTCGCTGGTCTTCGACGACCTCGACTCCGGGCGCCCGCCCCGGGTCGTCTACAGCGAGCCCGCCGCCGACCTCTACCCAGGGGTCAACCAGCTTCCCGGTTCATAA